The region CGGATCTGGGGCTCGGCCCTCGGGCGATCGCCGCGGCACTGCTCCACGACACCGTCGAAGACACCGGGTACGAGCTCGACGCCCTGGCGGCGGAGTTCGGCGACGAGGTCGCCATGCTCGTCGACGGCGTCACCAAGCTCGACAAGGTCAAGTACGGCGACAGCGCGCAAGCCGAGACCGTCCGCAAGATGATCGTCGCGATGTCGAGAGACATCCGCGTGCTCCTGATCAAGCTCGCCGACCGCCTCCACAACGCGCGCACCTGGGGCTTCGTCCCGCCCGAGAAGGCGCGCAAGAAGGCTACCGAGACGCTCGAGATCTATGCGCCGCTCGCGCACCGCCTCGGCATCCAGACCATCAAGTCGGAGCTCGAGGACCTCTCCTTCGCCGTTCTGCACCCGAAGCTCTACGCCGAGATCGACAGCCTCGTCAAGCAGCGCACCCCGCAGCGCGAGCAGTACGTGCAGAACGTGATCGACTCGGTCGACCAGGACCTCCGCGAGCTGCGCATCCGCGGCCGGGTGATGGGCCGCCCCAAGCAGCTGTACTCCGTGTACCAGAAGATGGTCGTGCGCGGTCGCGAGTTCGACGACATCTACGACCTCATCGGCATCCGCATCCTGGTCGGAAGCGTCCGCGACTGCTACGCCGTGCTCGGCGCGATCCACGCGCGGTGGACGCCGCTGCCCGGGCGGTTCAAGGACTACATCGCGACCCCCAAGTTCAACCTGTACCAGTCGCTGCACACGACGGTGATCGGCCCCGGCGGGCGCACCGTCGAGATCCAGATCCGCACGCACGAGATGCACCAGCAGGCCGAGTACGGCGTCGCCGCGCACTGGAAGTACAAAGAGCGGATGAACGGCGCCAAGCCCGACGCCAAGTCGCTCGACACCGACATGGCGTGGCTCGCGCACATCTCGGACTGGCAGGCCGAGACCGCCGATCCCGGCGAGTTCCTCGATTCGCTGCGGTTCGAGATCGGTGCCAAAGAGGTCTACGTCTTCACCCCGAAGGGGCGCGTCGTCGGCCTCCCGTCGGGTGCGACCCCGGTCGACTTCGCGTATGCGGTGCACACCGAGATCGGCCACCGCACCATGGGTGCGAAGGTGAACGGGCGCCTGGTGCCCCTCGAGTCGAGCCTGAAGAGCGGCGACGTCGTCGAGGTCTTCACCTCCAAGAACCCCGACGCCGGCCCCAGCCAGGACTGGCTCGGGTTCGTCAAGAGCACGCGCGCGCGCAACAAGATCCGCGGGTGGTTCACCAAGGAGCGCCGCGAAGAGGCGATCGAGCAGGGCAAGGAGTCGATCGCGCGCGCGATGCGTCGCCAGAACCTGCCGCTGCAGCGCCTGATGAGCCAGGACTCGTTCAGCGAGGTCGCCCACCAGCTGCGGTACGAAGACGTCTCGGCGCTCTACGCCGCCGTCGGCGAGGGACACGTCTCGACGCAGTCGGTGATCGAGAAGGTCACCGCGCTCGTCGGCGCGAACGACACCACGACGGGCCCGATCGACATCCCTGTGGTGGGTCGGTCGCGCCAGCCGCGCAACGGCGACTCGGGTGTGCTCGTGCGAGGCGCCCCCGACATCCTCGTCAAGCTCGCGAAGTGCTGCACCCCGGTGCCGGGCGACGAGGTCGTCGGCTTCGTGACCCGCGGCAGCGGCGTTTCGGTGCACCGCGCCGACTGCACGAACGTGAAGTCGCTGATGCAGGATCCCGAGCGCCTCATCGAGGTGGAGTGGGCGCCGACCACGAAGAGCGTCTTCCTGGTGCAGATCCAGGTCGAGGCGCTCGACCGCTCCGGCCTGCTGAGCGACGTCACGCGGGTGCTCAGCGAGCACCACGTGAACATCCTGTCTGCGACGGTGTCGACGAGCAACGACCGGCTCGCGCTCAGCCGCTTCGTGTTCGAGATGGGCGACATCGTCCACCTCGACCGGGTGCTCAACGCCGTGCGTCGCATCGACGCCGTCTATGACGTGTACCGCGTCACGTCGTCCTGAGTCCGGCCCCGAGCGTCGTCAGCACCGCGATCGCGGAGCGCTTGTGGGGGAGCGCGCCACGGTGCAGCCCCACGATGGCCGCGTCGACGACATCGGGTCCCGCGTGCTCGGCCATCAGGCCGACGACGCGGCGGTGCTCGGCGTCGGGAACGCGGGCGAGATCGGCGAGGGTGCGTGAGGCGGTGGTGACGAGGACGCCGCCGCGGCGTTCGACGTCGGTCGCCGCGAGCGCGACGTCGCGATAGACGACGCGACGCGTCGGCACGTGATGGATGCGGCGCGCCACCGCCCGCTGCAGCGTATGACGCGCGGGTGGATCCGGCAGGGCGCCGTGGATCCACGCAGCCGACAGATGGGTCGCCGCCAGGATGCCCCGGGTCAGTTCGCCGAGCGAGCCGGCGCGGATGGCAGCGGTCTCGACCGCATCCGCGGGCATGTACGCGTCGCCGACCTCGACGACGTCGCCGTCGAGGCGCGCCGCGCACAGCTCGGCCTGCGAGAGCCGATCACCGCTGAAGTAGACGAACGGGGATCCCATACGGGAATCGTGCCCGATCCCCGTACCACGGTCCGAAGACCTGTGGACAACC is a window of Microbacterium terrae DNA encoding:
- a CDS encoding RelA/SpoT family protein, encoding MTETVPPAQSSSLRRLVPRIFSRSARRDDVEQLLRTVRTHHPKGDLSIVERAYQVAEKAHSGQARQSGEPYITHPLAVAQILADLGLGPRAIAAALLHDTVEDTGYELDALAAEFGDEVAMLVDGVTKLDKVKYGDSAQAETVRKMIVAMSRDIRVLLIKLADRLHNARTWGFVPPEKARKKATETLEIYAPLAHRLGIQTIKSELEDLSFAVLHPKLYAEIDSLVKQRTPQREQYVQNVIDSVDQDLRELRIRGRVMGRPKQLYSVYQKMVVRGREFDDIYDLIGIRILVGSVRDCYAVLGAIHARWTPLPGRFKDYIATPKFNLYQSLHTTVIGPGGRTVEIQIRTHEMHQQAEYGVAAHWKYKERMNGAKPDAKSLDTDMAWLAHISDWQAETADPGEFLDSLRFEIGAKEVYVFTPKGRVVGLPSGATPVDFAYAVHTEIGHRTMGAKVNGRLVPLESSLKSGDVVEVFTSKNPDAGPSQDWLGFVKSTRARNKIRGWFTKERREEAIEQGKESIARAMRRQNLPLQRLMSQDSFSEVAHQLRYEDVSALYAAVGEGHVSTQSVIEKVTALVGANDTTTGPIDIPVVGRSRQPRNGDSGVLVRGAPDILVKLAKCCTPVPGDEVVGFVTRGSGVSVHRADCTNVKSLMQDPERLIEVEWAPTTKSVFLVQIQVEALDRSGLLSDVTRVLSEHHVNILSATVSTSNDRLALSRFVFEMGDIVHLDRVLNAVRRIDAVYDVYRVTSS